The following DNA comes from Nostoc sp. KVJ3.
CCGGTCAAAATCTCAGAGGTCGTTCTTTCAAAGGTCAAAACCTTGAGGGTGCAAATTTTAGTGGTGAAGATATCCGAGGGGCAGATTTTACAGGGGCGAATCTGAGGAACGCAAACTTTAGTCATGCTACTGCTGGGTTGCAAAAGCGTTGGGCTATTTTTTTAGTCGGTGTTTCATGGTTACTGTCTGGAGTTTCTGGATTTTTCTCAGTTTTTACTGGAACGGTGATAGCTAGTATATTTGATAGTTCAATTCCCGAAAATCAAGTTGCAGGTTGCACCGCCTTAATAGTAGTAATTGTTGTTTTTATAGTTATCCTTCGCCAAGGATTCAACTCAGCCATCGCCATCACTGGAGCCATTGCTGGAGTTATCGCCGGAGCCATCGCCATCGCCATTGCCGGAGTCATCGTCATCACCATCGCCATCACCGGAGCTAGAGCCACCGCCATCGCCATCGCCGGAGCCATCATCATCGCCATTGCCGGAATCATTGCCATCGCCATTGCCATTGCTGGAGTCATCGTCATCACTATCGCCGGAGCTATCACCATCGCCATTGCCGGAGCC
Coding sequences within:
- a CDS encoding pentapeptide repeat-containing protein, producing MPQDFSGQNLRGRSFKGQNLEGANFSGEDIRGADFTGANLRNANFSHATAGLQKRWAIFLVGVSWLLSGVSGFFSVFTGTVIASIFDSSIPENQVAGCTALIVVIVVFIVILRQGFNSAIAITGAIAGVIAGAIAIAIAGVIVITIAITGARATAIAIAGAIIIAIAGIIAIAIAIAGVIVITIAGAITIAIAGA